In Halobaculum magnesiiphilum, the following proteins share a genomic window:
- a CDS encoding PadR family transcriptional regulator: MSAHATIPIPDGGTITHPTWTELTAFEGNVLYVIARLERDGSLTYGLAIRDVLESYYTKPINHGRLYPTLDDLAEQGLITKTSVDDRTNEYELTDTGYELLRRRRDELTAVLTEEDE, translated from the coding sequence GTGAGCGCCCACGCCACCATACCGATCCCAGATGGCGGCACCATCACCCACCCCACGTGGACGGAACTCACCGCCTTTGAGGGCAATGTCCTCTACGTAATCGCCCGACTCGAACGCGACGGCTCACTTACGTATGGCCTCGCCATCCGCGATGTCCTCGAAAGCTACTACACCAAGCCGATCAACCACGGTCGACTCTACCCGACGCTCGACGATCTCGCTGAGCAGGGTCTCATCACGAAGACGAGCGTCGACGATCGCACGAACGAATACGAACTCACTGACACGGGCTACGAGCTTCTCCGCCGTCGCCGCGACGAACTCACTGCCGTGCTCACGGAGGAGGACGAATGA